The window GGCACTGGGCCTCGATGCCTGCCGAACACGATTGCCTCAGGCCAAGCCAACATCGCCAACGCGAATGCTGGGATCTGAAGCGGACCGCCCGCGTGCTCTACCCCGTACCACCCAACGCACGCCAAAACCGCACGCATGATGCCGACCGAAGATCCTATTGCAACACTTGAACGCCACAGAGCACGCGCGCCACGTCTCGTGCTGAAGAACCGGTACAGGAGAACTATGGCTCCTGAGCACAACAACACTATGACCGGGATCAGCATTTACCCGCCCAAGAAGTGGTGGTCTGAGCGTTTAAGACGTTCTTCCGACACATCAGTTTGACCTAAAGACGCCTAACGCCGCGGTGAGCGGCGCGCGAAGCGCGTCCGCTCTACTGCGAAGTTAGGCGGGCCAACTTGCAGGTTCGAGCACGACCCGAATGTTTCGCCGTTCGCATCCCAGAATGGGATGAAGGACTTCACCGACTGCTGTCCTCCAGCCGCGCCTACTTTGCGCGTTTCCAGACCACCGTCGCGGTTCCGCCGCCCGACGCGGCCGCGGCCGTGTACCGCAGTTGGTCACCGCCGATGGTGAACGGCCGCTTCTGTTCAGTCCCGCTCCAATTGGGGAATGTGGCGGTCTCGATCTTGAAGGTAAAGGTCTTGTCCGCCGCGTTGACGGATAAGATTCCGAAGTGGGCGAGGCTCCCCCCGACGATCGCCTTGTTTTCCTCCGCAGTGGCTGTTGTGCGGTTGTTGGAGGCAACCTTGGGAAGATCGGCACGCGAGAAGGCGATCACATAGCGACCGTTGGCATCCACTATCAGGATGCCTCTCGGATTTGGACCGAACGTGTCGGTCTTGTTCCCGCCCTGCTCGGTTACGGCGGAGACGAGCGTCCAGGTTCCGACGAAGTCCTTGGCGGTCTGAGCGAAGGCGTCGCCAGCGGCCAGGACCATTCCCAGAAACAACAATCCCATAGTGCCCAGAGTGAGCTTGCCCACCCGCTT is drawn from Candidatus Methylomirabilota bacterium and contains these coding sequences:
- a CDS encoding lipocalin-like domain-containing protein, encoding KRVGKLTLGTMGLLFLGMVLAAGDAFAQTAKDFVGTWTLVSAVTEQGGNKTDTFGPNPRGILIVDANGRYVIAFSRADLPKVASNNRTTATAEENKAIVGGSLAHFGILSVNAADKTFTFKIETATFPNWSGTEQKRPFTIGGDQLRYTAAAASGGGTATVVWKRAK